GTTGACATTGACCCGACGAATCTCGCCATTCCCAACCTTTGTCTCGTAGACGGTCTGGATGGTTTTGGCAATGTAGTCCACATCGGAGAAGGGATGTTCTCCGTACACCATGATGAGTCGCTTGTGACCCATGGAGACAAGGGCTTCTGTTTCTCTCCGAACCTCCTCTATGGAGAGCTGTCTCCGCTTCTGGAGGTGGTTATCCCTTCGGAATCCACAGTAGAGGCAGTTGTTCACACAGAAGTTACTGCAGTACAAGGGTGCGAAGGTTACGATACGGTCTCCGTATACTCTTCGTTTCACCTCTCCCGCGGCCTGGAAAATTTCCTCCCAGAGCTCTTCGTCCTCAACGTTAAGGAGTGTTGCGGTTTCCTCTGGCTCCAAGCGTTCCAAGGAGAGGGACTTGGCGATGATATCCCGAACCTTTTGGGGCTCAGGGTTCCGACACTTCTTGAGGAGCTCTTCGATTTCTTCATCGTTTATGAAATCCCGACCGTTCACAAGGTACCGTTCGATTTCCTCTTCCTTGATCACACTCTGCATCCACTCCCGGATACTTACCGGTGCGCTTTTTGTGAGCATACAGCCACCTCCCTAAGAAAAGCAAAAACCTGGCCTGCGGGAGAAAGACCAGGTTTCAATCCCTTGGTTTCAGAAGCACCTCGCTTCCTCACCGCAGGCGTGCTCTTTGCAAGAAGAATTATACCACGTTTCTCTCAGGAAAGACCATTGAAACAGGCTTTTAAGTGGTGCGCATCAGGTGGTTTCGTGCAGTAACTCACGATGATAGTTACAGCTGCTGCAAGGGGTAGAGCAATGACAATTGGATCGACAACTTTCCAGGGTAGTCCCCACAGAGCCCCTCGCCCGAAGAGGGCCTGGCATAATCCAAGGACTTGGGATTCCTTTTCATGCACAAAGAGGAACCAGAACATGCTGGCAGCAAACCCGGTGAGCATTCCGGCAATGGCTCCGGCTTTCGTGATGCGCCGTGAGTACAGGGCTCCGATGTACATGGGGAGCAAGGTTGAAGCGCAGAGGCCAAAGAAAATCGATGTGCCTCTGGCGATGATTTCAGAGCCAAGACCGTAGAAACGGGGAAGACCCCACCCAAGGAGGGTGCTCAGGATTATGCCGATGGATGTCCCTATACGGTTGAGACCGATGGTTCCTCTTCGCTTTGTCAAGGTCTCGAAGATGTCCCGGCTGAGCGCCGTACCGATTGTGTGGTATTGGCTGCTCATCGTGGACATTGCGGCGGCAAAGAGGGTCACAAGGAAAAGGATGCTGAACCAAGAGGGCATGGTCTTCTCGATGAAGAGAGGAATAATCGAGTCGACCTGCTTTCCTGCGGCAAGGAAGGATATCTGCCCAGTGGTTCTGAAGAAGTAGACATTGGTGAGTGCGCCAACGGCAAAGGCCACGCCGGTCATGGCCAGAATGAACACTCCGCCAATGGCGGTGGCTCTGTTGAGTTCTCGGCTACTCCGTACCGTCATGAAACGGACAACAAGTTGCGGTTGGGCAAGGACTCCAATGCCCACGCCCAGAACAATGGTGGAGATAACCGTCCACCAAAGGGGGGAGAGGAAAGCAGGCATACTTGTAAACCCTCGATGCCCCGTGGCTCCAAAGACTTCCTGAGCCTGAGGAGTAAGCGCTGTTAGGGCTTCGTGCGCCGGCACAACTCCCCCCAAGCGATGGTAGGTGAGGAAAAGGAGGGACAACATTCCTACAAACATGACTGTGCCTTGAAAGGCATCTGTGTACATGACGCCTTTCAGGCCTCCCATGATGACGTAGAGAGCGACGATGGTCGAGAAGAGGAGAAGGCCTATTTCGTAGTCCACCTTGAGGTTCACAACGAGGAATTGGGTCGCTCCCATGAGGACTGCGGAGACGTAAATCGGCATGAAGAGGAAAATGAGTATGCCG
This portion of the Candidatus Caldatribacterium sp. genome encodes:
- a CDS encoding sodium:solute symporter family protein — translated: MYRLALILATLVYLLITGYLGYVAYRKTKTTTDYLLAGREAHPYIMAMSYGATFISTSAIVGFGGTAALFGLSLLWLTFLNIFVGIFIAFVFFGHRTRAMGYNLDAHTFPELLGKRFQSRFIQVFSGILIFLFMPIYVSAVLMGATQFLVVNLKVDYEIGLLLFSTIVALYVIMGGLKGVMYTDAFQGTVMFVGMLSLLFLTYHRLGGVVPAHEALTALTPQAQEVFGATGHRGFTSMPAFLSPLWWTVISTIVLGVGIGVLAQPQLVVRFMTVRSSRELNRATAIGGVFILAMTGVAFAVGALTNVYFFRTTGQISFLAAGKQVDSIIPLFIEKTMPSWFSILFLVTLFAAAMSTMSSQYHTIGTALSRDIFETLTKRRGTIGLNRIGTSIGIILSTLLGWGLPRFYGLGSEIIARGTSIFFGLCASTLLPMYIGALYSRRITKAGAIAGMLTGFAASMFWFLFVHEKESQVLGLCQALFGRGALWGLPWKVVDPIVIALPLAAAVTIIVSYCTKPPDAHHLKACFNGLS